Genomic segment of Chitinophagaceae bacterium:
CAAGTGTATTTGCAAATCTACATACCTTTCTTATAGATGGACAAATAAGCAATCTGTTTCTTTGCTTTTTGGTCTCTTGTTATTTTATATGTAGATATAGAGTTGGATTTATTTTCTTTTTTTTATTCGGCATCTTACTTATTATACTCACGAGTGTGAAAGTTACTATTCTCCTTATTATAGGAGTCCTTACTCTATCATTATTATGTTTTGTTTTCTTACAGAAACAGTATATACTTTGTAAAAAAATAATTATATGTTCGGGTATCAGCGTCTTTATAAGTATAGCATTTATAAATTATCATCCTTACATAACCAACAGTCTTTTGTATAACAATCCCGTATATCCTCTTTCTTTGGACGATTCTGTGGATATGATAGGTAAAAATCAATACGATTCTGCTTTTTATTATGTGAATCATTTCAAAAAACTTGCTCTCTGTATCTTTGCCTCGGATGTAGATAGAGAGTACTTTGAATCGACTGGTATAAAAAAACCTCTTGTGGGTATTCCGTTCACTCCCAAGATAAAGGAATTTGTGTCCAGCAAAGGAGAGTTTTTTGCTGATTTTGGCATTTATTTTAGCGAGATATGTATTCTTTCCTTTGTATTACTTATGTTTGTTTTACACCAGTGTGCAAAAAAGAATATACAGTATTGTATCATCTATTTCCTCGGTTCTCTCCTTCTCTCTGTTGTAATAGTACCAGGGGGCTGGATTATGAGGTATGTTCCGCATTTTTGGTTTATTCCCGTGAGTATTCTTCTGTTTTATTATTATATATGCTCCGATTCCAAAAAAACAAAATATATAGTATACGCTCTTTCTTTTTATATAGGGGTAAACTATTGTCAGTCCTTACTTCCTCGCACTTATGCTTATAGTATGAAAACATATTCTATAGCATATCAATTAGAGCAAATGAAGCAATCACCTCAGCCCATAGAAGTAGAATTGGGAAGTATCCATAATAACCGTATATCTGGGAAAATACGATTAGAAGAATATGGAATACAATACAAAGATGTTATATTCTCTGAAAGGGATAGCTTGGTGTTAATGCTCAAGACGGGTATTTTAATCCGTGAAAAATCGCTTTCTCAAGATGTTACCAAACCCGCTCCGCTCCTATTCCTTGAAATACTAAAAGAAAAACTAAAAAAGTGACCGTTCTATAAAAACTCTCTGGTAAGTTGAAAAAGCACATACTTTCAAGTATGGGACCTTCTTTTTTGTATGTTCTGATTTCCTGTAGCGTCTGAACAAAGATACTTTACTGGGAATCCTTGTTTTTTTATATACATTCCCATAATTATTTATTTTTATTGTAAGAGAATGAGTCGTAGAATGATTCGTTTTGATAGAATGAGTGGATTTTTTTTAATTTAGTTTCACAGCGGTCTTCATTATAGAGAACAAGATTCAGTACCTCATACTATGACTTACATTCCAAAACGAAGAGTTTTTTTGGATACAATTAATAATTATTTATAATTTTAATCATACTACAATTATATGGATTTTCAATTAACAGAAGAACAAATAGCCATAAGAGATATGGCAAGGCAATTTGCGGAGAGAGAATTGTTGCCGGGAGTTATAGAAAGGGATGAGGAGGAGCGTTTTCCGAAAGAAGAGGTAAAAAAAATGGGAGAGTTGGGATTTTTAGGGATGATGATTTCTCCGAAGTACGGTGGGATAGGTGCAGATGCTCTTTCTTATGTATTAGCCATGGAAGAAATATCTAAAATAGATGCTTCCGCCTCTGTTTGTATGTCGGTAAATAATTCATTGGTCTGTGGTGGTTTAGAAAAATACGGGAATGAGGAGCAGAAGCAAAGATATTTAATTCCTTTAGCAAAAGGTGATGTAATAGGTGCTTTTTGTCTTTCAGAACCTGAGGCTGGTTCGGATGCAAGTTCTCAAAAAACTATAGCGGAAGACAAGGGAGACTATTACCTTCTCAATGGAGTAAAGAATTGGATAACAAATGGAAATAGTGCTTCTACTTATATTGTTATGGCACAGACAGATCCTTCTAAAAAACATAAAGGGATTAATGCACTTATTGTAGAAAGAGGTATGGAAGGGTTTGTAGTGGGTAAAAAAGAAAGAAAATTAGGAATACGGGCTTCGGATACTCATTCTTTATTATTTCAAGATGTGCGTGTTCCTAAAAAAAATAGAATTGGAGAGGAAGGATTTGGTTTTAAATTTGCTATGGAAGTATTAAATGGGGGGAGGATAGGTATTGCTGCTCAGGCATTAGGTATTGCTTCGGGTGCTTATGAATTATCTGTTCGTTATTCTCAGCAAAGGAAGACGTTTGGGAAGTTATTATCAGAGCATCAATCTGTTCAATTTAAGCTTGCAGAAATGGCTACAAGTATAGAGGCATCTCGGTTATTGTGTTTTCAGGCAGCTTTTTTGAAAGATAATGGTAAAGATTATTCGCAGGCAAGTGCTTTTGCGAAGCTTTTTGCATCTCAAACAGCTATGGATGTAAGCATAGAAGCGGTTCAAATACACGGAGGATATGGCTATGTGAAAGAATATCATGTGGAGAGATTAATGCGGGATGCTAAAATAACGCAAATATACGAGGGGACTTCTGAAATTCAGAAAATGGTGATAGCAAGAGAGATACTCAGGTCAAAATAACGATGCTTGCTCATCTATACATCTCCGAAAGAAATACCTAAACCTCTTGCGGCTTTTACTAAGTAAGAATCTGTATTTACGAGGTTTATTTCTTTTATGGCTTCGGATAAGGTAGTAGTTGCTATGGTATTATTTTTATAAACGACCATTTTTCCAAATTGTTTTTCTAATACCATCTCAAAAGCTTTTACTCCAAACTGGAGTGCTAAAATTCTATCAAAAGCTATGGGAGAACCTCCTCTTTGCACATGCCCTAAAACGGTTTCTCTTATATCAGCGGTGCATCCCGCGTCTTTTAGTTCTTGTGCTAAATGAAATGCTACTCCTCCAAGTCGTATATTTTCGTATCCTACCTCTGTATTTTTTTTGGTAACTATATTTCCTTTTTTAGGGTATGCTCCTTCTGCAACAACTATATTTGCAAACCCTTTTCCATTATTATATCTTTGTTCTATACGTTGTTTTATTTTTTCAATATCGTATGGTATTTCGGGGATAAGACAAACTTCTGCTCCTCCAGATATAGCTGCGTGAAGAGCTATCCAGCCAGCCGTTCTGCCCATTACCTCTAAAATAATAACTCGGTGATGACTGGCTGCGGTTGTTACTAATTTATCAAAGGCATCTGATGCAATTTGGACTGCGGTTTGAAATCCAAAAGTAAAATCTGTAGATGAAAGGTCATTATCTATAGTTTTAGGAACACCCACTACGGGAAGTCCTTTTTCAAAAAGATCTTGTGAAATACGTTGTGAACCATCTCCACCTATACTAATGACTCCTATAAAGCCCATTTTTTTTAGTTTGTATACGAGTTCATCACTTCTATCTACTCCTTTCCATGTTCCATCTGAGTTTTTGGTGGGCCAATTAAAAGGTCCTCCTTTATTTGTAGTTCCAATGATGGTTCCGCCTGTTACATGAATGCCTTTTACCACTTGATTATCTAACAAAACTAATTCCTGAGGATCTCGTAAAACTCCATTATATGCTTCCATACTTCCCCATATCTCCCAATTTTTTTCTTGTTGAGAACGCTTCACTATACCTCTTATTACAGCGTTTAATCCAGGGCAATCGCCTCCTCCGGTTAAAACTAATACCTTTTTTTTTGACATATTTTTATTATTTTTTAGGGGTTTCCTTTTTTATAGTCGGCAATAAATTTTTCTAAACCGCTATCGGTAAGAGGGTGTTTCAAAAGATTTTGAATGATTCCTAATGGGCAGGTTACTACATCGGCTCCAATTTCTGCACATCTTATTATATGGAGAGTGCTTCTAATAGAGGCGGCAAGGACTTCTGTTTCTATGCCATAATTTTTAAAAATATTTACTATTTGCTCTATTAAAAGCATTCCTTCGGAAGATATATCATCTAATCTTCCTATAAAAGGAGATACATA
This window contains:
- a CDS encoding acyl-CoA dehydrogenase, which gives rise to MDFQLTEEQIAIRDMARQFAERELLPGVIERDEEERFPKEEVKKMGELGFLGMMISPKYGGIGADALSYVLAMEEISKIDASASVCMSVNNSLVCGGLEKYGNEEQKQRYLIPLAKGDVIGAFCLSEPEAGSDASSQKTIAEDKGDYYLLNGVKNWITNGNSASTYIVMAQTDPSKKHKGINALIVERGMEGFVVGKKERKLGIRASDTHSLLFQDVRVPKKNRIGEEGFGFKFAMEVLNGGRIGIAAQALGIASGAYELSVRYSQQRKTFGKLLSEHQSVQFKLAEMATSIEASRLLCFQAAFLKDNGKDYSQASAFAKLFASQTAMDVSIEAVQIHGGYGYVKEYHVERLMRDAKITQIYEGTSEIQKMVIAREILRSK
- a CDS encoding ATP-dependent 6-phosphofructokinase, which translates into the protein MSKKKVLVLTGGGDCPGLNAVIRGIVKRSQQEKNWEIWGSMEAYNGVLRDPQELVLLDNQVVKGIHVTGGTIIGTTNKGGPFNWPTKNSDGTWKGVDRSDELVYKLKKMGFIGVISIGGDGSQRISQDLFEKGLPVVGVPKTIDNDLSSTDFTFGFQTAVQIASDAFDKLVTTAASHHRVIILEVMGRTAGWIALHAAISGGAEVCLIPEIPYDIEKIKQRIEQRYNNGKGFANIVVAEGAYPKKGNIVTKKNTEVGYENIRLGGVAFHLAQELKDAGCTADIRETVLGHVQRGGSPIAFDRILALQFGVKAFEMVLEKQFGKMVVYKNNTIATTTLSEAIKEINLVNTDSYLVKAARGLGISFGDV